The nucleotide window CCAGTCGGTGACTTTCCTCGAGGACTCGATCCGCTGGGCCGACGGCGTTCTCGCCGGAACGACCACCGTGAGCCGGCCGCACGCCCCGGGCAAGATCGAACGCCTGGTCAAGTGGGACGCCGCCGTGGGAATCGCGCGCAAGATGCTGCAGTCCCGCATCGGGTCCGTCGCGGCCTCCCCGTACGCCGCGCTGGACCTGATCAAGGCCGCCAAGAGCGGAACCCGGGCAGAGGCATTCGCCCGGGAGGACGACGCGCTCGCCGACCTCATCTCCGGCGACCAGCTGCCCGCGAGCATCTACGCGTTCAACCTGGTGCAGAAGCGCGCCAAGCGGCCAGCCGGGGCCCCCGACAAGGCGCTGGCCCGGCCCATCGGCAAGGTCGGGGTGATCGGCGCCGGCCTCATGGCCAGCCAGTTCGCTCTCCTGTTCGTGCGACGCCTGAAGGTGCCGGTGGTGATCACCGACCTCGACCAGGCCAGGGTCGACAAGGGCGTCGCGTACATCCACGGCGAGATCAAGACCCTGCAGGACAAGGGCCGGATCAGCTCGGACGAAGCCAACCGGCTGCGCGCCCTGGTGACCGGGACCACCGACAAGGCCGACTTCGCCGACGCCGACTGGGTGATCGAGGCGGTCTTCGAGGAACTCGGGGTGAAACAGGATGTCTTCGCCGAGATCGAGAAGCACATCTCCCCCACCGCCATCCTCGCCACCAACACCTCGTCCCTCTCCGTGGAGCAGATCGGCGCGAAGTTGGCCCACCCCGAGCGGCTGGTCGGCTTCCACTTCTTCAACCCGGTGGCCGTGATGCCGCTGATCGAGGTCGTGAACACCCCGGCGACCGACGAGACCACCCTCTCCACGGCCATGGTGATCGCGGCCAAGCTGCGGAAGAACGCCGTCATCACCCGCGACACCCCGGGCTTCGTGGTCAACCGGGTGCTGGCCAAACTGCTCGGCGAGGCTATGCACGCCGTGGACACCGGCACGCCCTTCGAGGTCGTCAATGGATCCCTGGCACCGTTCGGGTTGCCCATGTCGCCGTTCGAACTGCTCGAGCTGGTCGGCCTCAAGGTGGGCGCGCACGTGTTGGACACCCACCACGCGGCCTTCCCCGACCGGTTCTTCGAGAGCGCGAACCTGCACCGACTCGCGGAGCACGGCACCATCCTCGAACGCAACGCCAAGGGCCGGGTCACCGGGTTCGACAAGGGCGCGCTCAAGATCGTGGAGGGAGGCACCACTCCGATGACCGCTGAGCAGATCCAGCGCCGGGTCGAGGACGGCCTCGCCGACGAGATCAAGCGGATGCTCGACGACGACGTTGTGCACGCGCCGGAGGACATCGACCTGTGCATGATCCTCGGCGCGGGATGGCCGTTCCAGATGGGCGGGGTCACCCCGTACCTCGACAGGGTCGGCGCCAGCGAGCGGGTCTTCGGCGGCAGCTTCCACACCCCGATGATCCGCGGCGTCGGCGCAGCGCTGCCCGCCGGCACCAGCGTCCTCGACTAGCGCCCTCTCCCCCGCGCAATCCGCGCGCCAGCTGTTCCCGTTGCGGACAAATGTGGCCGGCACACCGGCCACATTTGTCCGATTCGGCACCAGTTGCGGCGGTGCCGGTGCGGCTACCGGTTGAGGGGGGTCATGTCGGCGTAGCGGTCGCCGGCGGGAGCGCCGATGGCGTCGAGGGTGGCGAGCTGGGCGGCGCTGAGGACCAATGCATCCGCCGCCACGTTCTCGTCGAGCCGGGCGACCCGCTTGGTCCCGGGGATCGGGGCGATGTCCTCACCCTGCGCGAGCAGCCAGGCCAGTGCCACCTGGGCCGGTGTCGCGTCCAGTTCCGCCGCCACGGTGTCGACCTGCTCGACGATGCGGATGTTCGCGGCGAGGTTGTCACCGGCGAAGCGGGGATTGTCGCGGCGGAAGTCGCCCGCGTCCAGCTGATCGACCGAGCGGATGGTTCCGGTCAGGAATCCACGGCCCAGCGGCGAGTACGGCACGAAGCCGATCCCGAGCTCGCGCACGAGCGGCAGCAGTTCGAGCTCGGGGTCGCGGCTCCACAGCGAGTACTCGGTCTGCAGCGCGGTGACGGGGTGAACCGACTGTGCGCGCCTGATGGTGTCAGGCGCGGCCTCCGACAGGCCGTAGTGGCCGATCAGGCCCTCGGTGATGAGGTCGGCGAGGGCGCCGACCGTGTCTTCGACTGGCACGCCCGGATCCATCCGGTGCTGGTAGTACAGGTCGATGTGATCGGTGCCGAGCCGGGCCAGTGAGCCCTGCACGGAAAACCGCACGTTCTCCGGGCTGCCGTCGAGTCCCCTGGTTCCGTCGGTGCGGTGCAGGATCGTGCCGAACTTCGTCGCGATCACGACGTCGTCCCGGCGACCGGCCAGAGCCCGGCCGAGGAGTTCCTCGTTGAGGTACGGTCCGTAGATCTCGGCCGTGTCGAAAAGGGTCACCCCGAGATCGATGGCGCGGTGGATGGTGCGGATCGACTCGGCGTCGTCCGTGCCGGCGCCGGAGTAGAACGCCGACATTCCCATGCAGCCGAGGCCGAGCCGACCGACCTCGAGTGGACTGGTGGTGCCCAGGGTGATGCGCTTCATGCGGATGGGGTCCTTTCGGAATAGAGGGAGATCTTGTGGTCGATGGCGGCGAGGCTCGCCTGCATCTCGGCGAGCTGGGCCGCGACGGTAATGCGGTGCCGTTGCAGAAGTTCCAGACGGTCGGCCCTGGTGTCGTCGCCGCGCCGCGCGAGGTCGGCGTACTCCTTCACCTTTTTGATCGGCAACGAGGTGCTGCGCAGTTTGGTCAGGAAGATGATCCAGGTCACGTCCTGCGCCCTGTACGCGCGGTGGCTGGACGACGCCCGCTGGATGGGGGCGAGCATGAGCCCCGCCCGTTCGTAGTACCGCAGCGTGTGGACCGTGAGTCCGGTGCGCTCGGCGACCTCCGAGATGGCGAGCTCTTCATCGTGTGGGGTCATGCAGCAACCCTAGAACTTAGAGCGCGCTCGAAGTCAAGTCGTCGCGCAACTGTTCCCGTTCCGGACAAATGTGGCTGGCACACCGGCCACATTTGTCCGTTTCGGGAACAGTTGTGCGCGCGGGTGGGGTGCGGCTAGTCGCGCGGAGCGCGCTGCAGGGGAACCGTGCCGGTGTCGGACCGGTCGGCGTCCGCGGGCAGGGCACGCGCGTGCGGCAGCTTGCTGCCGAGCACCATCGCCACGACGTCGCGAGCGATGTGCTGCGGGGTCAGGCCCACCCGTTCAAGGATCTCGGCACGGGTGCCGTGGTCGAGGAACTCGTCCGGCAGGCCGAGCTCGGTGACGGCGGTGTCGACGCCGGCTTCGCGCAGGTCCTGGCGGATCCGGGTGCCGATGCCGCCGACCCTGATGCCGTCTTCGATGCTCACAACGATGCGATGCTGGGCGGCGAGCTCGATGATGCTCTGCGGCACGGGGACCACCCAACGCGGGTCGACGACGGTGGCGCCGATGCCCTGGGCGGCGAGCCGCTCAGCGACGTCGAGTCCCATGCCCGCCATCGGGCCGACGGTGACGATGAGCACATCCTGCTGCGAGCTGCGCAGCAGCACGTCGACGCCGTCGTCCAGGCGCTCCAGGGCGTCGAACTCGACGCCGGTCGAGCCCTTGGGGAAGCGCAGCACGGTGGGGCCGTCATCGACGAGGACGGCCTCGCCGAGCTCCTCACGCAGGCGGGTGGAGTCACGCGGCGCGGCGAGCCTGATGTGCGGGATCACCTGCAGGATGGCCAGGTCCCACATGCCGTGGTGGCTGGGGCCGTCCGGCCCGGTCACCCCGGCCCGGTCGAGCACGAAGGTGACGCCGGCGCGGTGCAGGGCAACATCCATCAGCACCTGGTCGAAGGCGCGGTTGATGAAAGTGGCGTAGAGGGCCACAACGGGGTGCAGGCCGCCGAAGGCGAGGCCGGCGGCACTGGTCACGGCGTGCTGCTCGGCGATACCCACATCGTGCACGCGCTCCGGAAAACGTTCGGCCATCTTGTGCAGGCCGGTGGGCCGCAGCATGGCGGCCGTGATGGCGACGAGCTTGGGGTTCGCGGTGGCCAGGTTCAACAGCTCGTCGGCGAACACCGAGGTCCAGGACGGAGCTCCGGCCGATTCGGTCGGCTCCCCGGTCTCGGGGTCGATGACACCGACGGCGTGGAACTGATCGGCGACGTCCTGCACGGCCGGGTCGTAGCCCTTGCCCTTCTGGGTGATGGTGTGCACGATCACCGGCGCCCCGTAGGCCTTGGCCTGCGTGAGGGCCTCGAGCATGGCCTCCATGTCGTGTCCGTCGACCGGGCCGATGTACTTGATGTCGAGGTTGGAGTAGAGCGCCTCGTTGTTGGAGAACCGGCTGAGGAAGCCGTGCAGCCCGCCGCGGACCCCGCGGAAGATGGCCCGGGCCGGCGCGCCCATGTGGTCGAACGCCTGACGGCTGGTGATGTACGCGGCCTTGTAGCCGGCGCGCAGCCGCACCGTGTTGAGGAACCGGGCCATCCCGCCGATGGTGGGCGCGTAGGAGCGACCGTTGTCGTTGATGACGATGATCAGGCGGCGGTTGTTGTCGTCGCTGATGTTGTTGAGCGCTTCCCAGGTCATGCCGCCGGTGAGCGACCCGTCGCCGACGACGGCGATGACGTGCCTGTCGCTCTGACCGGTCATCTCGAACGCGCGGGAGATACCGTCTGCCCAGGACAGCGAGCTGGAGGCGTGCGAGCTTTCGACGATGTCATGCTCGGACTCGCGGCGCTGCGGGTAACCGGCCAGGCCGCCGGTCTGCCGCAGCCGACTGAAGTCCTGCCGACCGGTGAGCATCTTGTGCACGTAGGACTGGTGCCCGGTGTCGAACACGATGGCGTCACGCGGGGAGTCGAAGAGCCGGTGGATGGCGATGGTCATCTCGACCACGCCGAGGTTGGGGCCCAGGTGTCCGCCGGTCTTCGAGATTTCCGCCACCAGGAAGGCGCGAACCTCTGCGGCGAGCTCAACGAGCTGCTCCTTCGTGAGACCGTCGAGGTCCCGGGGACCGTGGATCGTCTCCAGAAGGGTCATGGGCACTACCTTTCACGTTTGCTACAACGAACGGCTCGCGCTGACGCAGAACTGGCGCGCAGTTCGGATTCCCCGAGTCTACGCGCCAGCCTGCGGCATTCCTGCGAGTTAGCGGTTAGACCACCAGCGAACGCAGCACGTACTGCAGGATGCCGCCATTGCGGTAGTAGTCGGCCTCACCGGGTGTGTCGATGCGCACGACGGCGTCGAACTCGACGACGGCCTTGCCGGCTGCCGAGTGCTCGGTCGGCGACGCGACGACGCGCACGGTCTTGGGGGTGCGGCCCTCGTTGAGCTCCTCGATGCCCGTGATCGTCACGGTCTCGGTGCCGTCCAGGCCCAGCGACGCCCAGCTCTCGCCGGCGGGGAACTGCAGCGGGACGACGCCCATGCCGATGAGGTTGGAGCGGTGGATGCGCTCGAAGCTCTCGGTGATGACCGCCTTGACGCCCAGCAGGCTGGTTCCCTTGGCCGCCCAGTCACGCGACGAGCCGGAGCCGTACTCCTTGCCGCCGAAGATCACCAGCGGGGTGCCGGCGGCCTGGTAGTTCTGGCTGGCGTCGTAGATGAACGACTGCGGCGCATCCGGCCTGGTGAAGTCGCGGGTGTAACCGCCCTCGACGCCGTCGAGAAGCTGGTTGCGCAGGCGGATGTTGGCGAAGGTGCCCCGGATCATGATCTCGTGGTTGCCGCGGCGGGAGCCGTAGGAGTTGAAGTCGGCACGTTCGACGCCGTGCTCCATCAGGTAGGCGCCGGCCGGGCTGTCGGCCTTGATGTTGCCGGCCGGGCTGATGTGGTCGGTGGTGACGGAGTCGCCGAGCTTGGCGAGCACCCGGGCGCCGACGATGTCGGAGACCGGGCTGGTCTCCAGCGTCATGCCGTCGAAGTACGGGGGCTTCCGCACGTAGGTGGACTTCGGGTCCCATTCGAAGACCTCGCTGTCCGGCGTCGGCAGGGAGCGCCAGCGCTCGTCGCCGGCGAAGACCTCGCCGTATTCCTTGGTGAACATGGCGGTGTCGATGGAGCTGTCGATCGTGGACTGCACCTCGGCGGAGTCCGGCCAAATGTCCTTGAGGAAGACCTCGTTGCCGTCGCTGCCGATGCCGAGGGCGTCGGTGTCGAAGTCGAAGTTCATCGACCCGGCCAGGGCGTACGCGATCACCAGCGGCGGGCTGGCGAGGTAATTCATCTTGACGTCGGGGCTGATGCGGCCCTCGAAGTTGCGGTTTCCGGAGAGCACGGCGGTGACAGCGAGGTCGTTGTCGTTGATCGCCGCGGAGACCTCGTCGATCAGCGGACCTGTGTTGCCGATACAGACAGTGCAGCCGTAACCGACGGTGTAGAAACCGAGGGCCTCGAGGTCGTCGGTGAGGCCGGCCTTGGCGTAGTAGTCGGTGACGACCTTGGAGCCCGGCGCGAGGGTGGTCTTGACCCAGGGCTTGGACTTGAGGCCCTTCCTCACGGCGTTCCGCGCCAGCAGGCCGGCGGCGAGCATCACGGACGGGTTGGACGTGTTGGTGCAGGAGGTGATGGCCGCGACGGCGACGGCGCCGTGATCGAGGGTGTAGCTCGCGCCATCGGCGGTTGTGATGGGAACAGGGCTCGACACCGAGACGGGAGCGTGGCTCACATGCTGGTGCGAGATCTGGTGGGCGGTCTGTTCGTCCTGCGCGGTGAAACCGATCGGGTCCGAGGCCGGGAAGGATGCCTCAACGGCCGCGTCCACCATGGACAGGTCGTGGGTGGCGTAGTTCTGCAGGTCGATTTCGAACTGGGACTTGGCGTTGCTGAGTTCCACGCGGTCCTGCGGGCGCTTCGGGCCGGCGATCGACGGCACGACGGTGCCGAGGTCGAGCTCGAGGTATTCGCTGAAGACGGGCTCCTGCGCTGCGTCGTGCCAGAGGCCCTGCAGCTTGGAGTAGGCCTCGACGAGCGCGACCTGGTCCTCGCTGCGGCCGGTGAGGCGCAGGTAGTCGAGGGTGACGTCGTCGATGGGGAACATGGCCGCGGTCGAGCCGAACTCCGGGCTCATGTTGCCGATGGTGGCACGGTTGGCCAGCGGCACCTGGGCGACGCCCTCGCCGTAGAATTCAACGAACTTGCCCACCACGCCGTGCTTGCGCAGCATCTGGGTGATGGTGAGCACCACATCCGTCGCGGTCACGCCGGTGGGGATCGCACCGTTGAGCTTGAAGCCGACGACCTTGGGGATGAGCATCGAGACGGGCTGGCCGAGCATGGCCGCCTCGGCCTCGATGCCGCCGACGCCCCAGCCGAGCACGCCCAGGCCGTTGACCATGGTGGTGTGCGAGTCGGTGCCGACGCAGGTGTCCGGGTAGGCACGGAGCACGCCGTTCACTTCACGCGTGAAGGTGACGCGGGCCAGGTACTCGATGTTCACCTGGTGCACGATGCCGGTGCCCGGCGGCACGACCTTGAAGTCGTTGAACGCGGTCTGGCCCCAGCGCAGGAACTGGTACCGCTCGCCGTTGCGCTGGTACTCGAGCTCGACGTTGCGCTCGAGGGCGTTGTCGCTTCCGAACAGGTCGGCGATCACGGAGTGGTCGATCACCATCTCGGCCGGGGCGAGCGGGTTGATGGTGTTGGGGTCGCCGCCGAGGGCCGCGACTGCCTCACGCATGGTGGCGAGGTCGACGATGCACGGCACGCCGGTGAAGTCCTGCATGATCACGCGGGCCGGCGTGAACTGGATCTCGGTGTCGGGGTCGGCCGTGGGAACCCACGCGCCGAGGGCGCGGATGTGGTCGGCGGTGATGTTCGCACCGTCTTCGGTGCGGAGGAGGTTCTCCAGCAGCACCTTGAGGCTGAACGGCAGCTTCTCATACCCGGCGACAGCGTCAAGGCGGAAGACCTCATAGTCCGTCGACCCGACGCGCAGGGTATCCCGAGCTCCAAAACTATTAACAGCAGACACGATGCCCTCTCCTTCGTGGAAACCGACGGAATACCGTCCGCAATCCTCAATCCTGACCAAGGGACGCCAGCTTTAGCCAGCAAGGGTAGCCTTACCAAACTATCTTGACGTCAAGATAACTATACCATCGATGCCCGGGTTGGGTCCCTGACGCGGCACGTCCCCGCCGGACGTTCTGGCGGTTACTGGCCGGAGGTCGTCCGTGGTTCCTGGGCGGCCGTGGCGGCGTAGACGGAGCGCACCATCAGCCAGGAGAGCACGAGGAGCGGTGCGTAGAGCGGGATGCCCATGAGCAGCTTGGTCGCGCCCAGCCACTCGACGTTGCCGGCGTAGTAGAGCGGGAGCTGCACGGCCAGACGCAGGATGAACAGTCCGGCCCACATGAAGGTGAGGATCGTCAGAACCCGGCGCTTGGACGGGTCGGACCGCCAGGCGAGTTGCTCCCCCATCAGGAAGCCGACCGCCACACCGATCAGCGGCCAGCCGACGAGGGCCGACACCAGCAGGACAGCCCCGTAGGCGCCGTTGGTCCAGAAACCCGGCAGGTAGAAGTCTTCTGCGCGGCCGGTGAACAGTGCCAGGACCGCGCTGATGCCGATGCCGACGAGTCCCCCAACGGCCTGGGTGACGGTCTGCTTCCTGGCCAGCCGGAGCACGAAGAACACCAGGCCGATGAGGACCGGCGCGATGAGGGACGGGATCAGGTCGCGGG belongs to Cryobacterium sp. SO2 and includes:
- a CDS encoding 3-hydroxyacyl-CoA dehydrogenase NAD-binding domain-containing protein, which translates into the protein MTDNSSPTNGTDYSTIDFSPLVELFGDEVVTHSLVKDVPLSGGRTLALLTLDNGRDHTRPNTLGPVTLLELSTALDTLAGRASRGEIHGVAVTGKPFILAAGADLSKVSEIPSRDVGKLLAQLGHHALGKLGTLGVPSFVFINGLALGGGLEIALNADYRTVDATVPAIALPEVFLGLIPGWGGSYLLPNLVGIENALTVVIENPLKNNRTLSGPAALELGIADVMFQSVTFLEDSIRWADGVLAGTTTVSRPHAPGKIERLVKWDAAVGIARKMLQSRIGSVAASPYAALDLIKAAKSGTRAEAFAREDDALADLISGDQLPASIYAFNLVQKRAKRPAGAPDKALARPIGKVGVIGAGLMASQFALLFVRRLKVPVVITDLDQARVDKGVAYIHGEIKTLQDKGRISSDEANRLRALVTGTTDKADFADADWVIEAVFEELGVKQDVFAEIEKHISPTAILATNTSSLSVEQIGAKLAHPERLVGFHFFNPVAVMPLIEVVNTPATDETTLSTAMVIAAKLRKNAVITRDTPGFVVNRVLAKLLGEAMHAVDTGTPFEVVNGSLAPFGLPMSPFELLELVGLKVGAHVLDTHHAAFPDRFFESANLHRLAEHGTILERNAKGRVTGFDKGALKIVEGGTTPMTAEQIQRRVEDGLADEIKRMLDDDVVHAPEDIDLCMILGAGWPFQMGGVTPYLDRVGASERVFGGSFHTPMIRGVGAALPAGTSVLD
- a CDS encoding aldo/keto reductase is translated as MKRITLGTTSPLEVGRLGLGCMGMSAFYSGAGTDDAESIRTIHRAIDLGVTLFDTAEIYGPYLNEELLGRALAGRRDDVVIATKFGTILHRTDGTRGLDGSPENVRFSVQGSLARLGTDHIDLYYQHRMDPGVPVEDTVGALADLITEGLIGHYGLSEAAPDTIRRAQSVHPVTALQTEYSLWSRDPELELLPLVRELGIGFVPYSPLGRGFLTGTIRSVDQLDAGDFRRDNPRFAGDNLAANIRIVEQVDTVAAELDATPAQVALAWLLAQGEDIAPIPGTKRVARLDENVAADALVLSAAQLATLDAIGAPAGDRYADMTPLNR
- a CDS encoding MerR family transcriptional regulator, with the protein product MTPHDEELAISEVAERTGLTVHTLRYYERAGLMLAPIQRASSSHRAYRAQDVTWIIFLTKLRSTSLPIKKVKEYADLARRGDDTRADRLELLQRHRITVAAQLAEMQASLAAIDHKISLYSERTPSA
- the dxs gene encoding 1-deoxy-D-xylulose-5-phosphate synthase — protein: MTLLETIHGPRDLDGLTKEQLVELAAEVRAFLVAEISKTGGHLGPNLGVVEMTIAIHRLFDSPRDAIVFDTGHQSYVHKMLTGRQDFSRLRQTGGLAGYPQRRESEHDIVESSHASSSLSWADGISRAFEMTGQSDRHVIAVVGDGSLTGGMTWEALNNISDDNNRRLIIVINDNGRSYAPTIGGMARFLNTVRLRAGYKAAYITSRQAFDHMGAPARAIFRGVRGGLHGFLSRFSNNEALYSNLDIKYIGPVDGHDMEAMLEALTQAKAYGAPVIVHTITQKGKGYDPAVQDVADQFHAVGVIDPETGEPTESAGAPSWTSVFADELLNLATANPKLVAITAAMLRPTGLHKMAERFPERVHDVGIAEQHAVTSAAGLAFGGLHPVVALYATFINRAFDQVLMDVALHRAGVTFVLDRAGVTGPDGPSHHGMWDLAILQVIPHIRLAAPRDSTRLREELGEAVLVDDGPTVLRFPKGSTGVEFDALERLDDGVDVLLRSSQQDVLIVTVGPMAGMGLDVAERLAAQGIGATVVDPRWVVPVPQSIIELAAQHRIVVSIEDGIRVGGIGTRIRQDLREAGVDTAVTELGLPDEFLDHGTRAEILERVGLTPQHIARDVVAMVLGSKLPHARALPADADRSDTGTVPLQRAPRD
- the acnA gene encoding aconitate hydratase AcnA, yielding MSAVNSFGARDTLRVGSTDYEVFRLDAVAGYEKLPFSLKVLLENLLRTEDGANITADHIRALGAWVPTADPDTEIQFTPARVIMQDFTGVPCIVDLATMREAVAALGGDPNTINPLAPAEMVIDHSVIADLFGSDNALERNVELEYQRNGERYQFLRWGQTAFNDFKVVPPGTGIVHQVNIEYLARVTFTREVNGVLRAYPDTCVGTDSHTTMVNGLGVLGWGVGGIEAEAAMLGQPVSMLIPKVVGFKLNGAIPTGVTATDVVLTITQMLRKHGVVGKFVEFYGEGVAQVPLANRATIGNMSPEFGSTAAMFPIDDVTLDYLRLTGRSEDQVALVEAYSKLQGLWHDAAQEPVFSEYLELDLGTVVPSIAGPKRPQDRVELSNAKSQFEIDLQNYATHDLSMVDAAVEASFPASDPIGFTAQDEQTAHQISHQHVSHAPVSVSSPVPITTADGASYTLDHGAVAVAAITSCTNTSNPSVMLAAGLLARNAVRKGLKSKPWVKTTLAPGSKVVTDYYAKAGLTDDLEALGFYTVGYGCTVCIGNTGPLIDEVSAAINDNDLAVTAVLSGNRNFEGRISPDVKMNYLASPPLVIAYALAGSMNFDFDTDALGIGSDGNEVFLKDIWPDSAEVQSTIDSSIDTAMFTKEYGEVFAGDERWRSLPTPDSEVFEWDPKSTYVRKPPYFDGMTLETSPVSDIVGARVLAKLGDSVTTDHISPAGNIKADSPAGAYLMEHGVERADFNSYGSRRGNHEIMIRGTFANIRLRNQLLDGVEGGYTRDFTRPDAPQSFIYDASQNYQAAGTPLVIFGGKEYGSGSSRDWAAKGTSLLGVKAVITESFERIHRSNLIGMGVVPLQFPAGESWASLGLDGTETVTITGIEELNEGRTPKTVRVVASPTEHSAAGKAVVEFDAVVRIDTPGEADYYRNGGILQYVLRSLVV
- a CDS encoding DUF3159 domain-containing protein yields the protein MTDSPSAAEPDPHTPADRPEPATVSGTLADGMAAAARRAGFSPAADGEPISGHALIAAMGGVRGLVEAVLPGLVFLVTYTFTRDLIPSLIAPVLIGLVFFVLRLARKQTVTQAVGGLVGIGISAVLALFTGRAEDFYLPGFWTNGAYGAVLLVSALVGWPLIGVAVGFLMGEQLAWRSDPSKRRVLTILTFMWAGLFILRLAVQLPLYYAGNVEWLGATKLLMGIPLYAPLLVLSWLMVRSVYAATAAQEPRTTSGQ